One window of bacterium genomic DNA carries:
- a CDS encoding acyl-CoA dehydrogenase has translation MAGTFDWQDPFKLDAQLSDEERMIRDAAESFAQHELMPGVIEANRHDHFDPAIMKAFGQQGFLGPMVQGYGCAGVGHVAYGLMARAVERVDSGYRSAFSVQSSLVMHPIYSFGTDAQKDKYLPGLAKGELIGCFGLTEPDAGSDPGGMTTRAKKVDGGYRLHGAKTWITNSPIADVAVVWAKVYGAKHVEDGTIRGFILERGMKGLEFPKIEGKLSLRASITGSIMMDDVFVPDEQELDVSGLKGPFSCLNKARFGIAWGVWGAAEFCYEAARSYTLERKMFGRPLAANQLIQKKLTDMLTEITLGLQSVLRVGRMLDEGTGSPDLISLVKRNGCGKALDIARVSRDMHGGNGIADEYHVMRHMVNLESVNTYEGTYDIHGLILGRAITGIAAFGN, from the coding sequence ATGGCCGGAACATTCGATTGGCAGGACCCGTTCAAGCTGGATGCGCAGCTAAGCGATGAAGAGCGCATGATCCGTGATGCGGCGGAAAGCTTTGCCCAGCATGAGCTTATGCCCGGTGTGATTGAGGCCAATCGTCACGACCATTTCGACCCGGCTATCATGAAGGCCTTCGGCCAGCAGGGGTTTCTGGGCCCCATGGTACAGGGGTATGGATGCGCGGGTGTGGGGCATGTGGCGTATGGGTTGATGGCGCGCGCGGTGGAGCGAGTGGATTCCGGCTATCGCAGCGCCTTTTCCGTTCAATCCAGCCTGGTGATGCACCCGATTTACAGTTTCGGCACCGATGCACAGAAGGACAAATATCTTCCCGGCCTGGCGAAGGGTGAGCTGATTGGCTGTTTCGGATTGACCGAGCCGGATGCCGGGTCCGACCCCGGCGGTATGACCACGCGCGCCAAGAAAGTGGATGGCGGTTACCGGCTGCATGGCGCCAAAACATGGATCACCAATTCACCCATCGCGGATGTGGCGGTGGTGTGGGCCAAGGTTTATGGCGCCAAGCATGTGGAGGATGGAACCATTCGCGGGTTCATTCTGGAACGCGGCATGAAGGGGCTGGAATTTCCAAAAATCGAGGGGAAGCTGTCGCTGCGTGCCTCCATTACCGGCAGCATCATGATGGATGACGTGTTTGTGCCCGATGAGCAGGAGCTGGATGTTTCCGGCTTAAAAGGGCCGTTTTCATGCCTTAATAAAGCCCGTTTCGGCATTGCCTGGGGCGTTTGGGGGGCAGCGGAATTCTGCTATGAAGCGGCGCGTTCCTACACGCTTGAGCGCAAGATGTTCGGGCGTCCGCTGGCTGCTAACCAGCTGATTCAGAAAAAGCTGACAGACATGCTGACGGAAATTACCCTGGGCCTGCAAAGCGTGTTGCGTGTGGGGCGTATGCTGGATGAGGGAACCGGCTCACCGGATCTTATTTCACTCGTCAAACGTAACGGCTGCGGCAAGGCGCTGGATATCGCACGTGTTTCGCGCGACATGCATGGCGGCAACGGTATTGCCGATGAATATCATGTGATGCGCCATATGGTGAACCTTGAATCCGTCAATACTTATGAAGGCACGTATGACATTCATGGGTTGATTCTGGGGCGGGCCATTACCGGTATTGCGGCTTTCGGGAATTAA
- a CDS encoding response regulator, translating into MPAKDRKDVSMACRLMIVDDDMELADALAQAMGRYGCEGKAVYDGQAALALQGRWKPTHAVIDLNMPGIGGLELVKRLHALDRELNMVVLTGYASVATAVEAIKLGARHYLQKPAKSQQIWDAFQRIEGDSSVMVDDAIPLLKAEQAMIEQALLRNQFNISATARELRMHRRTLQRKLMKMPHWQGIEHARQTLSA; encoded by the coding sequence ATGCCTGCCAAAGACAGGAAGGATGTGAGCATGGCCTGCCGTCTCATGATTGTCGATGACGATATGGAACTGGCCGATGCGCTGGCCCAGGCCATGGGCCGCTATGGATGCGAGGGAAAGGCGGTGTATGATGGGCAGGCCGCGCTGGCGCTACAGGGACGGTGGAAGCCTACCCATGCGGTGATTGACCTCAACATGCCGGGTATTGGCGGGCTGGAACTGGTAAAGCGCCTGCATGCGCTGGACCGTGAGCTGAACATGGTGGTGCTGACAGGTTATGCCAGTGTGGCCACGGCGGTGGAAGCCATCAAGCTGGGGGCTAGGCATTATTTACAAAAACCCGCCAAATCCCAACAGATATGGGATGCGTTTCAGCGTATCGAGGGTGACAGCAGCGTTATGGTGGACGACGCCATTCCATTGCTGAAGGCGGAACAGGCTATGATTGAGCAGGCATTGCTTCGCAACCAGTTCAATATTTCCGCCACCGCGAGGGAATTGAGAATGCACCGGCGCACATTGCAGCGAAAACTGATGAAAATGCCCCACTGGCAAGGAATTGAACATGCCCGCCAAACGTTATCGGCTTAA
- a CDS encoding patatin-like phospholipase family protein, translating to MPAKRYRLNLALQGGGAHGAFTWGVLDRLLDEEDIDIVGISGTSAGAMNGAMLINGYMKNGREGAKELLDKFWREISEAGAFAPWQPPGLKPFWQGWNIDQTAAYNWYDIISRTWSPYQLNPFNINPLKDVLERCLDRELLHSCSSIRLFVAATAVRTGRARIFECDEITVDALLASACIPFIFQAIEIDGQPYWDGGYMGNPAIWPLLYRTDCEDVMLVQINPLYREELPDTAAEIINRLNEINFNSSLIAEMRAVSFVSRLVKEHKLDHTQYKDVKMHMVEGCHAMDQLNASSKMNVSWDFFQKLKTIGHRAMGEWLKTHKEMIGKESSVNINDVFLYDSTDDKKRHVHASSGK from the coding sequence ATGCCCGCCAAACGTTATCGGCTTAATCTCGCCTTACAGGGTGGTGGCGCACACGGCGCCTTTACCTGGGGTGTGCTGGATCGTCTTCTGGACGAAGAGGATATCGATATTGTCGGCATCAGCGGAACCAGCGCCGGTGCAATGAATGGCGCCATGCTGATTAATGGCTACATGAAAAACGGGCGGGAGGGTGCAAAGGAGCTGCTCGATAAATTCTGGCGTGAGATCAGCGAAGCCGGGGCATTTGCGCCTTGGCAGCCGCCCGGCTTGAAACCTTTCTGGCAAGGCTGGAATATCGACCAGACGGCGGCTTATAACTGGTATGACATCATCAGCCGCACCTGGTCCCCTTATCAGCTGAATCCTTTTAATATTAATCCATTGAAGGATGTGCTGGAGCGCTGCCTTGATCGGGAGCTGCTGCATTCGTGCAGCTCCATCCGGCTGTTTGTGGCGGCCACGGCCGTGCGGACGGGAAGGGCAAGGATTTTTGAGTGCGATGAGATAACCGTGGACGCCCTGTTGGCATCTGCCTGTATTCCCTTCATTTTTCAGGCGATTGAAATTGACGGGCAACCCTATTGGGATGGCGGTTATATGGGTAACCCCGCCATATGGCCACTGCTGTACCGCACCGATTGCGAGGATGTGATGCTGGTGCAGATCAACCCGCTGTACCGGGAAGAATTACCGGATACGGCCGCAGAGATTATCAACCGGCTTAATGAAATCAATTTCAATTCCAGCCTTATTGCGGAGATGCGGGCCGTTTCCTTCGTGTCTCGCCTGGTGAAGGAGCATAAGCTGGACCATACGCAATATAAGGATGTGAAAATGCATATGGTGGAAGGCTGCCATGCGATGGACCAGCTCAATGCATCCAGCAAAATGAACGTGAGCTGGGATTTCTTTCAGAAGTTAAAAACCATCGGCCATCGTGCCATGGGGGAATGGCTAAAAACGCATAAGGAAATGATCGGTAAGGAATCCAGCGTCAATATCAACGATGTGTTTTTGTATGACAGTACGGATGACAAGAAGCGGCATGTGCATGCTTCTTCCGGAAAATAA